A genome region from Pseudomonas pergaminensis includes the following:
- a CDS encoding OprD family outer membrane porin: protein MKISTLALSITAAVLAQHAFADDFGLGSLGTGNGHSGFLEDSHASVSSRTMYYSADNRSGTNNDLREAATALRFDYKSGFTQGTVGLGFDVMAFGALRLDGGDGHTAGPGLAGNGNSFFPTKNNGTEPADSFGRAAGNVKFRISQTELHVGGGLAPVLPILVSNDSRVAPQTFDGGILTSNDIPNVTFTGGELNRAEGRASSNSTGLSVAGGTRDSDSFKFGGVDYKPFGSSDNVVAKNLTLQYYYAQLQDFYKQNYVGLVHVLPLGNDQSFKTDLRYFDSSSDGKNGESGYQFNNNGGYAKHANEVDNKTYSAAFTYQLGGSSLMLGHIGVGDDGGFVWVNQGSLADPHAQGAGGSDFYLFTDAVVGQFSRAGEQVNFGQYSYDFKAYVPGLKASVAYLDGSDIKSKVAGGPDQKENEADFRLDYVVQAGPLKGFGTTLRTGTYHGKNTGTADQDQTRLIFNYTYAIF from the coding sequence ATGAAAATTTCTACACTGGCGTTGTCGATCACCGCCGCCGTTCTTGCACAACACGCATTCGCTGACGATTTCGGGCTCGGCTCTCTGGGCACGGGCAATGGTCACAGCGGTTTCCTTGAAGACAGTCATGCGTCCGTCAGTTCGCGGACCATGTACTACAGCGCAGACAACCGCTCGGGGACCAACAACGATCTGCGCGAAGCCGCCACCGCGCTGCGTTTTGACTACAAATCCGGGTTCACCCAGGGCACGGTTGGCCTTGGTTTCGACGTCATGGCCTTCGGTGCGCTGCGCCTGGACGGTGGTGATGGTCACACCGCGGGCCCAGGCTTGGCGGGCAACGGCAACAGCTTCTTCCCGACCAAGAACAACGGCACCGAGCCTGCCGATTCCTTCGGTCGCGCGGCGGGCAATGTGAAGTTCCGCATCTCCCAGACCGAGTTGCACGTGGGTGGCGGCTTGGCGCCGGTCTTGCCGATCCTGGTGTCCAACGACAGCCGCGTGGCACCGCAGACCTTCGACGGCGGCATCCTGACCTCGAATGACATTCCCAATGTCACCTTCACTGGTGGTGAGCTGAACCGCGCCGAAGGCCGTGCCTCCAGCAACTCCACAGGCTTGAGCGTGGCAGGCGGAACCCGCGACAGCGACAGCTTCAAATTCGGCGGGGTGGACTACAAGCCGTTTGGTTCTTCCGACAATGTGGTCGCGAAAAACCTGACGTTGCAGTACTACTACGCCCAACTGCAAGACTTCTACAAACAGAACTACGTCGGCCTGGTCCACGTACTGCCGTTGGGCAATGACCAGTCGTTCAAGACCGACCTGCGCTACTTCGACAGCTCCAGCGACGGCAAGAATGGCGAGAGCGGCTACCAGTTCAACAACAACGGTGGCTACGCCAAGCACGCCAATGAAGTGGACAACAAAACCTACAGTGCGGCCTTCACCTATCAGTTGGGTGGCAGCAGCCTGATGCTCGGCCACATCGGCGTGGGTGACGACGGCGGCTTCGTGTGGGTCAACCAGGGCAGCCTGGCCGACCCTCACGCACAAGGTGCCGGCGGCAGCGACTTCTACCTGTTCACCGACGCCGTGGTCGGCCAGTTCTCCCGCGCGGGCGAGCAGGTCAACTTTGGCCAGTACTCGTATGACTTCAAGGCCTACGTTCCTGGCTTGAAGGCATCGGTTGCTTACCTGGACGGTTCGGACATCAAGTCGAAGGTCGCCGGCGGCCCTGACCAGAAAGAAAACGAAGCCGACTTCCGCCTGGACTACGTGGTGCAGGCCGGTCCTCTGAAAGGCTTCGGTACCACCTTGCGTACCGGCACCTATCACGGCAAGAACACCGGCACCGCCGACCAGGATCAAACCCGCCTGATCTTCAACTACACCTACGCCATCTTCTAA
- the hglS gene encoding 2-oxoadipate dioxygenase/decarboxylase HglS, which produces MPSTAHVSPDEIRKGFSKAMSDMYRDEVPLYGALMELVAETNAHVLDTQPQLAQQLQRTGEIQRLDMERHGAIRLGTAAELATICRLFAVMGMQPVGYYDLTPAGVPVHSTAFRAVHEQALQTSPFRVFTSLLRLELIENPELRAFAEAALAKRSIFTPGALALIEQAEQHGGLNAQDADEFIRQALETFRWHHTATVTGAQYQQLSDQHRLIADVVAFKGPHINHLTPRTLDIDQVQAAMPGKGITPKAVIEGPPRRHCPILLRQTSFKALDEPIAFTDAQGSHSARFGEIEQRGVALTPKGRALYDQLLNAARDELGAFPNEGNAARYVELMEQHFQAFPDNHAQMRDQGLAYFRYFPTAQGVAARGTAEQPRTLQALIAAGHIDVEPLVYEDFLPVSAAGIFQSNLGDAAQSHYAANSNQAEFEKALGRQTIDELKLYGETQQRSVDECTRTLLA; this is translated from the coding sequence ATGCCTAGCACCGCACATGTCAGCCCAGACGAGATCCGCAAGGGCTTTTCCAAGGCCATGTCCGACATGTACCGGGATGAAGTTCCGCTGTATGGCGCGCTGATGGAGCTGGTGGCCGAGACCAATGCCCACGTGCTCGACACCCAACCGCAGCTGGCGCAACAGCTGCAACGCACCGGCGAAATCCAGCGCCTGGACATGGAACGCCACGGCGCGATCCGCCTGGGCACCGCCGCTGAGCTGGCGACCATCTGCCGCTTGTTCGCGGTGATGGGCATGCAGCCGGTGGGCTACTACGACCTGACCCCGGCCGGCGTGCCGGTGCACTCCACCGCCTTTCGCGCGGTGCACGAGCAGGCGCTGCAAACCAGTCCGTTTCGAGTATTCACCTCATTGCTGCGCCTGGAACTGATCGAAAACCCCGAGCTGCGCGCCTTCGCCGAAGCGGCGCTGGCCAAGCGTTCGATCTTCACCCCAGGCGCCTTGGCGCTGATCGAACAAGCGGAACAGCACGGCGGCCTCAATGCCCAGGACGCCGACGAGTTTATCCGCCAGGCCCTGGAAACCTTCCGCTGGCATCACACCGCCACCGTCACCGGCGCGCAGTACCAGCAACTGAGCGACCAGCACCGCCTGATCGCCGACGTGGTCGCCTTCAAAGGCCCGCACATCAACCACCTGACCCCGCGCACCCTGGACATCGACCAGGTCCAGGCCGCCATGCCCGGCAAGGGCATCACCCCCAAGGCCGTGATCGAAGGCCCGCCCCGCCGCCACTGCCCAATCCTGCTGCGCCAGACCAGCTTCAAAGCCCTCGACGAACCCATCGCCTTCACCGACGCCCAAGGCAGCCACAGCGCACGGTTTGGCGAAATCGAACAGCGCGGCGTCGCCCTCACCCCCAAGGGCCGCGCACTGTACGACCAACTCCTGAACGCCGCACGCGACGAACTCGGCGCCTTTCCCAATGAGGGCAACGCCGCACGTTATGTCGAATTGATGGAACAGCACTTCCAGGCCTTCCCGGATAACCACGCGCAGATGCGTGACCAGGGCCTGGCGTACTTCCGCTACTTCCCCACCGCGCAAGGTGTGGCAGCACGTGGCACAGCCGAGCAACCGCGCACACTGCAAGCACTGATCGCCGCGGGCCATATCGATGTGGAGCCGTTGGTGTATGAGGACTTCCTGCCGGTGAGTGCAGCGGGGATTTTCCAGTCGAACCTGGGGGATGCGGCGCAGAGTCACTACGCGGCGAACTCGAACCAGGCTGAGTTTGAAAAGGCACTGGGGCGCCAGACGATTGATGAATTGAAGCTGTATGGCGAGACGCAGCAGCGCTCTGTCGATGAATGCACGAGAACACTGCTGGCATGA
- a CDS encoding DUF465 domain-containing protein: MPVKHDLYQDLGLSKEVVHERRANDKRLDSLLTQYDDADKEVLKAESASAGDEEVEKLKKKRLLIKDEIVAKLE, from the coding sequence ATGCCAGTGAAACACGACCTGTATCAGGACTTGGGGTTGAGCAAGGAAGTCGTTCACGAACGCAGGGCCAATGACAAACGCCTGGACTCGCTGCTCACGCAGTACGACGACGCGGACAAGGAAGTGCTGAAGGCGGAATCGGCAAGCGCCGGCGATGAAGAGGTGGAGAAGCTGAAGAAGAAACGCTTGTTGATCAAAGACGAGATTGTGGCGAAGTTGGAGTAG